In a single window of the Antedon mediterranea chromosome 1, ecAntMedi1.1, whole genome shotgun sequence genome:
- the LOC140063292 gene encoding serine/threonine-protein kinase/endoribonuclease IRE1-like, with protein MWKENILLFLGVFLMPIHFVCGFTDEKQDDKTKLSVPYAQTDDVILVSTLSGGLYAVKPSVGHNSWSIKDDPIVRMPLTTSKESPIFLPDPTDGSLYALASGLEQGLKKLPFAVADLVAASPSRSEGRLYTGKKTDTWMAIDMVEGVKQSIMSTEVEEISCPSSNANTLYIGRTEFTVTVFDSETKERLWNVTYLDYSAHVATEPTNYGLTFLSSVTDGSLVVLDNHSGALLWEGFYDSPVVGLYTPRHDGLTKVPFTPFAPGTLEHLQGGSREFPLWRERLLEFSKTQNENDHLLPTLYIGEHSFGVYALPAMVEKGSVPVLMTSLPRLEGPGVMDTNTNTETMGVDLPNPLDLKLEPVKTLLIGYHEVPKDSGIAIRKPKPEVIVSTMTVMPQLPEQLNREEEIIHSLPSRRPSKPDNPNQSIRPGFEEYVTSSVNNVKPHVSQSNVEMSRLGLSDSAFVGGILTLVIGLGLIVYCLPRPLVIVSNQPRSAQTSTGSLQGSNNDKDAIPAGFVKVGKILFNPKDILGQGCEGTFVFRGRFDNRDVAVKRILPDCFSFADREVDLLRESDEHPGVIRYYCTEEDLQFRYIALELCQATLQDYVKDQRKYDMLTPIELLHQATAGLAHLHSLNIVHRDIKPHNVLISKPDKFGKIKAMISDFGLCKKLAAGRHSFSRRSGVAGTEGWIAPEMLTGDGRTTTGVDIFSLGCVFYYVLSKGKHPFGESLHRQANILSGNYKLDQLISDDFISRELISRMLCSECNKRPKANTVLSHPFFWSKDRQLRFFQDVSDRIEKESVDCPLVVCLEYNASEVVRGDWKDNITIELQTDLRKFRSYKGTSVRDLLRAMRNKKHHYRELPEEVKKSLGSIPDQFVQYFTSRFPRLLLHVYHVMDICRYESIFQKYYLLENSSNGPVR; from the exons ATGTGGAAAGAAAATATTCTGCTTTTTCTAGGCGTTTTCTTGATGCCAATACATTTTGTCTGTGGTTTCACGGATGAAAAACAG GATGATAAAACAAAGCTAAGTGTGCCATACGCACAaactgatgatgtcatattggTGTCAACGCTTAGTGGAGGGCTGTATGCTGTCAAACCATCAGTAGGACATAATTCATGGAGTATTAAAGATG ATCCTATAGTTCGAATGCCACTAACAACCAGCAAAGAGTCACCTATCTTTCTACCAGACCCCACAGATGGCAGTCTGTATGCATTAGCTTCTGGGCTAGAACAGGGTCTAAAG aaattaCCATTTGCTGTGGCTGATCTTGTGGCTGCTTCACCCTCTCGTTCAGAAGGCAGACTCTATACAG GTAAGAAAACGGACACATGGATGGCAATAGATATGGTGGAAGGGGTCAAACAGTCTATAATGTCAACTGAGGTCGAGGAAATCTCTTGTCCATCATCTAACGCTAATACTCTATACATCGGTAGAACTGAGTTCACTGTTACTGTCTTTGATAGTGAAactaaagaaagatt aTGGAATGTAACTTACTTGGATTATTCAGCCCATGTGGCAACTGAACCCACTAATTATg GGTTAACATTTTTATCCTCTGTTACGGATGGATCGTTAGTGGTGTTAGACAATCACAGTGGTGCTCTTCTATGGGAAGGCTTCTACGACTCACCCGTTGTCGGCCTGTATACGCCCCGACATGATGGTTTGACCAAGGTCCCGTTTACGCCATTTGCCCCAGGAACATTAGAACATCTACAAGGTGGCAGTCGTGAGTTTCCATTATGGCGAGAAAGACTGTTGGAGTTCAGTAAAACGCAAAATGAAAATGATCATTTATT ACCTACACTTTACATAGGAGAGCATAGCTTTGGTGTGTATGCACTGCCAGCAATGGTTGAAAAGGGAAGTGTTCCAGTTTTG atgacgtcattACCGCGTCTTGAAGGACCAGGAGTTATGGATACAAATACTAATACAGAAACTATGGGTGTAGATTTACCTAACCCACTTGATCTTAAGCTTGAGCCAGTTAAAACATTACTAATAG gCTACCATGAAGTCCCAAAAGATTCAGGAATTGCTATAAGAAAGCCTAAGCCTGAAGTCATTGTTTCCACCATGACTGTGATGCCCCAGCTACCTGAGCAATTAAACAGAGAAGAAGAAATTATTCATTCACTACCATCAAGAAGGCCTAGCAAACCAGATAATCCTAACCAGTCAATCAGGCCTGGGTTTGAGGAATATGTAACTTCATCAGTCAACAATGTAAAGCCTCATGTCAGccaatctaatgttgaaatgtcTCGGTTAGGCTTGAGTGACTCGGCTTTTGTTGGAGGAATCTTGACATTAGTTATTGGACTGGGTTTAATTGTATATTGCTTGCCAAGG CCATTGGTCATTGTGTCTAACCAACCACGATCAGCCCAGACTTCCACAGGGTCACTGCAGGGGTCAAATAACGACAAAGATGCTATACCAGCAGGCTTTGTCAAAGTCGGCAAGATTTTGTTCAATCCAAAAGATATTCTTGGACAGGGCTGTGAGGGAACTTTTGTCTTCAG AGGTCGATTTGATAACCGTGATGTTGCAGTGAAACGTATCCTACCAGATTGTTTTAGCTTTGCTGATAGGGAAGTTGATCTCCTAAGAGAATCAGATGAACATCCAGGGGTCATTAGATACTACTGTACG GAGGAAGATCTTCAGTTTCGTTACATTGCTCTTGAGTTGTGTCAAGCCACACTACAGGATTATGTTAAAGACCAAAGAAAGTATGATATGTTAACACCTATAGAGTTGCTACATCAGGCCACAGCTGGTCTAGCTCATCTACACTCATTAAACATAG TTCACCGTGATATAAAACCACACAATGTGCTCATATCTAAACCAGATAAGTTTGGGAAGATCAAAGCAATGATCTCAGACTTTGGTCTGTGTAAGAAGCTAGCTGCTGGCCGCCATTCCTTCTCCAGGAGGTCAGGGGTCGCTGGAACCGAGGGCTGGATAGCACCTGAGATGTTAACTGGTGATGGAAGAACA ACTACTGGTGTTGATATATTTTCTCTAGGTTGTGTCTTCTACTACGTTCTATCCAAAGGCAAACACCCATTCGGTGAATCTTTACATCGTCAAGCAAATATATTATCTGGCAATTATAAGCTAGACCAACTAATTTCAG ATGATTTTATTTCAAGAGAACTTATCAGCCGAATGCTCTGTTCAGAATGTAACAAAAGACCAAAAGCAAATACTGTTCTTTCACATCCATTCTTTTGGAGTAAAGACAGGCAATTAAGGTTCTTCCAG GATGTGAGTGACAGGATAGAAAAAGAATCGGTAGATTGCCCTCTAGTCGTCTGTCTTGAATACAACGCATCAGAGGTGGTACGAGGTGATTGGAAGGACAACATTACAATTGAACTACAAACAGACCTTCGCAAATTTAGGTCGTATAAAGGGACGTCGGTCCGAGATTTATTACGTGCAATGAGAAATAAG AAGCATCACTATAGAGAGCTACCAGAGGAAGTTAAAAAATCATTAGGCTCCATACCTGATCAATTCGTACAATACTTCACATCACGGTTTCCACGACTACTACTACATGTCTACCACGTGATGGATATCTGCCGCTACGAAAGCATCTTCCAAAAATACTATCTCTTGGAAAATTCAAGTAATGGGCCGGTCAGGTGA
- the LOC140063309 gene encoding uncharacterized protein, producing the protein MADFEKDRNNEILFGNITFSQQDLLWAYKNLALNHHPDRTTENTDDVSTEKFREITAAFVSKVSVEDYEDLGDEEVFFKVFKDALYSNSNECRVFQFFACQSHPQNTTTLDQLNFEHINENLGEVQFLCFVNIIKNRRLKRKPVPNVFTEAFLNQLNRTLQNAREKLKAFRIQIGNESNQDISHDLNEPINKQNSLNIDEIQVIKAPLEQKAKEIEQTKVQVVSPWPHQPALVQTPQVTEFTPHNQLIQSTTKTQAQGINQTGFSDSATNNQGEHTELEWPKMATVDSDTKAEQATVKPPNGIIVDGQDKDAWPAIGEATENKIAGEKLANGPSIPTGNMGTGSNIETSGGNGSNPGGNMPNSQAQLQPPQSSTNATNSMWSQRGGSNMGSGGANWSAASSGATQTTLFHQGSFQSGAPQGMNSSNSGLAPTSGWGNPNFGDGNGNGDWPKSGLNNNQNNIANNEGATARPNNGQPVSMNQPMPPSSAGGGSISSGFNSGANIPGMNANNQQWNMPPGFNSGNQSGWNNNGNKPEGGNNGNESNGGGGNAWQNSGSSWNTGSNSQNMTGTNNWGAPNSNFDNIGGSGNNCSGWGSAPNPQGPPTSAAGSRVQGWGDNSSKHSTMGWNNSNMTSNPNSSGNNSSGWGNNSPNTSGPWGGQSAASAPTSNPGSQPASSDSNSGQGNYLGWGNNSKQAQQWGNQNPNSQGWNNSRGGGSGWGNPGPSKESNPQQSGGDGTGWGPPRTPNMDSTTHNFSGTKGPSSQVVQQRVNSNDGWGKTPIKQNVRWDAPGGAGWKDGQQQPTPPTAWGGGGGGSDGKPWGNPDNKSGWGQQGGQQQQQQQQQQQQQQQQQQQQQQQQKPQQSSSWSGNTNISSQPPTPSAWTKPPTTSGNSQWGNQQPNKTSPPWGASSGSGGMSQWNNPNVQQQPPSSQWNNQQRGQQPRPGNGNIPSPIPGQRGGNGGGATASGNPANKPPGGGAWGSWGNDPQNQTGATGGASGAAALPEKTYGSGWKGPTPNVTVPKSATGWGDPTPPKQSKVDDGTYIWGDPNQHNMNMTAINRKNAARQGSTSSQPNSTMQSQQFVSNSSGPPGTPIQPNAPQGFAPKPEAGGNRGDWGPAPQKQTGWGNSGPKAPDSGSSWGHASVAQSKGPGWGNTQGAGSDWGNAGGSNAGSTFKEPMQSGWLGSGNVEEAPGQGSMWGSGAGGNRGGDDEWETHSQGSEASVGSGGPRHMWNKQKESKIKRLMEMGLKREDAEMALKNNSPDIEATMRELSSKLPNQIDGSNNMDLDLTKDFNKMMLNEQSMNDPKGVNDNPPVQPTSTFNPSRHSTATVMPNAPLGKGFPSQSTMSPTFPMQQSRGQQQQQQQQQQGFQPLPSQQQQRSPLTTQQILQLAVQAGLINQSLLNQHLSHQQLMTVFQLIQQRYGQLVQQQMIQVQNRPGMNSSTRQQQELLARLNVVQQQLIQQQLQQQQQQQRVPKAHRHKLNSDSDVFNTDSSDLCPPQSRSRFKDFFSNSKGNDQVFGLLTVGADNQSENSWSHSKSPTPPESLPQSADSTISDPTWSFPEPSSDIQTDFGPPEFKPGVPWKPRTKDIENDPDATPGSVNGSLFSSSISSIGSKTPGRGRETDISGILTKPMQPNSSSGWSGATTAGNAGTWGGGGGGNPSTKRQVWSGGSSYDEPQVYQPTALTNQLWNVPLNSSRGNTLSRPPPGYGGGNVSRSTSWPAGGTRSWDTGNRSGGGGVGWSTGNNFSSSSPCLILKNVPQDMDSLSKLCSQFGPMESFQVNAQQRAVMVRYRKMEDAMRAQRSISSGTNINATFAFDDNASLMNTAPTQLKTGGFSGNQWGAPSQSMGFGGSQTWSNGGGGGGNWATGGLDTDPTMGFLPNDLLADGMGSTM; encoded by the exons TTGAAGATTACGAAGATCTTGGAGATGAGGAG GTATTCTTCAAAGTATTCAAGGATGCTCTATATTCAAATTCCAATG AATGCAGAGTGTTCCAGTTTTTTGCATGCCAAAGCCATCCACAAAACACAACAACCCTTGATCAGCTTAACTTTGAACACATCAACGAGAACTTAGGAGAAGTAcagtttctgtgttttgttaatattatcaag AATCGCAGGTTAAAGCGAAAGCCTGTTCCGAACGTTTTTACTGAGGCATTCCTAAATCAACTTAATAGAACCTTGCAGAACGCTAGAGAGAAATTAAAAGCTTTCAGAATACAA atTGGAAACGAAAGTAATCAAGACATATCACATGATCTGAATGAACCAATTAACAAACAGAATTCACTGAACATTGACGAAATTCAGGTGATAAAG GCTCCTCTCGAACAAAAAGCCAAAG AAATAGAACAAACCAAAGTCCAAGTGGTTAGTCCTTGGCCCCACCAGCCAGCGCTTGTTCAAACTCCACAAGTGACTGAATTTACACCACACAATCAACTCATTCAAAGTACCACAAAGACCCAAG CACAAGGAATAAATCAGACGGGTTTCTCTGATAGTGCCACTAATAATCAAGGAGAACATACAGAACTTGAATGGCCAAAAATGGCAACAGTAGATTCTGATACAAAAGCAGAACAAGCAACGGTTAAGCCACCAAACGGCATTATAGTGGATGGACAAGATAAAGATGCGTGGCCCGCAATAGGAGAAGCAACGGAAAACAAAATAGCGGGAGAAAAACTTGCCAACGGTCCAAGTATTCCAACAGGCAATATGGGAACCGGGAGTAATATAGAAACGAGTGGAGGAAATGGGAGTAACCCTGGCGGTAATATGCCAAATAGTCAAGCGCAACTTCAGCCACCGCAGTCCAGTACAAACGCAACAAATTCCATGTGGAGTCAGAGAGGAGGAAGTAATATGGGCAGCGGCGGTGCCAACTGGAGTGCTGCATCTAGTGGAGCAACTCAAACAACACTATTTCATCAGGGCTCTTTTCAATCTGGTGCCCCTCAAGGTATGAACAGTAGCAACAGTGGCTTAGCTCCCACTTCTGGATGGGGAAACCCCAACTTTGGGGATGGAAACGGAAATGGTGATTGGCCAAAAAGCGGCCTGAACAATAACCAAAATAATATAGCTAACAATGAGGGCGCTACTGCAAGACCGAACAATGGACAGCCAGTGAGCATGAACCAGCCAATGCCTCCAAGTTCTGCAGGAGGTGGTTCCATAAGCTCAGGCTTTAATTCTGGTGCTAATATTCCAGGCATGAATGCCAACAATCAACAATGGAATATGCCTCCTGGATTTAACTCTGGAAATCAATCAGGATGGAATAATAATGGCAACAAACCTGAGGGTGGGAATAATGGAAATGAAAGCAATGGAGGAGGTGGGAATGCCTGGCAAAATTCTG ggtCTTCATGGAATACAGGATCAAATTCCCAGAACATGACAGGAACAAATAATTGGGGTGCTCCCAACTCCAATTTTGATAATATTGGGGGAAGCGGCAATAATTGCTCAGGATGGGGCTCAGCTCCTAACCCACAGGGTCCACCCACATCTGCTGCAGGCAGTAGGGTGCAAGGGTGGGGAGACAATTCCAGCAAACATTCTACTATGGGATGGAATAATTCCAATATGACTTCAAATCCTAATTCCAGTGGAAATAATTCATCCGGCTGGGGTAACAACAGCCCAAATACCAGTGGGCCATGGGGAGGACAAAGTGCTGCATCCGCCCCTACTTCTAATCCGGGTTCTCAGCCAGCAAGTTCAGATTCCAATTCGGGACAGGGTAATTACTTAGGATGGGGCAATAATTCCAAACAAGCTCAGCAATGGGGAAATCAGAACCCTAATAGTCAGGGATGGAACAACTCGAGAGGGGGTGGCAGTGGCTGGGGAAACCCTGGTCCAAGTAAAGAATCAAACCCTCAGCAATCTGGTGGCGATGGTACAGGATGGGGACCACCAAGGACACCCAACATGGATTCTACCACACACAACTTTTCAGGAACTAAGGGACCATCATCTCAGGTTGTTCAGCAACGTGTAAACTCCAATGATGGATGGGGCAAGACTCCAATTAAGCAGAATGTACGCTGGGATGCTCCTGGTGGTGCAGGATGGAAAGATGGCCAACAGCAACCAACACCACCCACAGCATGGGGTGGAGGAGGAGGTGGCAGTGATGGTAAACCATGGGGAAATCCGGACAACAAAAGTGGTTGGGGACAACAAGGTGGACAgcaacagcagcagcaacagcaacagcagcagcaacagcagcagcaacagcaacagcagcagcagcagcaaaaACCACAACAATCGTCAAGTTGGAGCGGAAACACAAATATATCGTCTCAACCACCGACACCGTCTGCTTGGACTAAGCCTCCCACTACATCTGGAAATTCACAGTGGGGAAATCAACAACCAAATAAGACATCACCTCCATGGGGAGCTTCATCAGGAAGTGGAGGTATGTCACAATGGAACAATCCAAATGTTCAACAACAACCACCTTCTTCACAATGGAACAACCAGCAGAGAGGACAGCAACCCAGACCTGGCAATGGAAACATTCCAAGTCCTATTCCAGGTCAAAGAGGTGGAAATGGTGGTGGTGCTACTGCTTCTGGCAATCCTGCTAATAAACCACCTGGTGGAGGAGCCTGGGGCTCCTGGGGTAACGATCCACAAAACCAAACCGGAGCAACTGGTGGTGCATCCGGTGCTGCTGCTCTTCCAGAAAAAACATATGGATCTGGATGGAAAGGACCCACACCAAATGTCACTGTGCCTAAATCAGCAACCGGATGGGGTGATCCAACTCCACCAAAGCAAAGCAAAGTTGATGATGGAACATATATATGGGGCGATCCAAATCAACATAATATGAACATGACGGCAATCAACCGTAAAAATGCCGCTCGCCAAGGGAGTACTTCCAGCCAGCCTAACAGTACTATGCAATCTCAACAATTTGTAAGTAACTCTTCTGGTCCACCAGGCACACCAATTCAACCAAATGCACCACAAGGATTTGCCCCAAAACCAGAAGCTGGTGGAAATCGAGGTGACTGGGGTCCTGCTCCTCAGAAACAAACAGGATGGGGAAATAGCGGCCCTAAGGCACCAGATAGTGGGTCGTCTTGGGGTCATGCATCTGTAGCACAGTCCAAAGGCCCAGGATGGGGTAACACTCAAGGTGCTGGCTCCGATTGGGGGAATGCAGGTGGCAGTAATGCTGGCAGTACTTTCAAGGAACCTATGCAATCTGGATGGCTTGGTAGTGGAAATGTTGAAGAAGCTCCTGGACAAG GGAGTATGTGGGGTAGTGGTGCTGGTGGTAAtcgtggtggtgatgatgaatGGGAAACACACTCCCAGGGTAGTGAAGCCTCTGTAGGAAGTGGAGGACCACGTCACATGTGGAACAAA cagAAGGAATCCAAAATAAAACGATTGATGGAAATGGGATTGAAAAGAGAAGATGCTGAAATGGCCTTGAAAAACAATAGCCCTGATATTGAAGCTACAATGA ggGAACTTAGCAGTAAACTACCAAACCAAATTGATGGAAGCAATAACATGGACCTAGATTTGACCAAAGACTTCAACAAGATGATGCTAAATGAACAGAGTATGAACGATCCCAAAGGGGTAAATGACAATCCACCGGTTCAACCCACCTCAACTTTCAATCCGTCCCGTCATAGCACTGCAACAGTGATGCCAAATGCTCCGCTCGGTAAAGGGTTTCCTAGCCAAAGTACCATGTCACCAACCTTCCCAATGCAGCAATCGCGTggccaacaacaacaacagcagcagcagcaacaagGATTCCAACCGCTACcgagccaacaacaacaacgGTCTCCACTCACTACTCAACAGATCCTACAGCTTGCTGTGCAGGCTGGCTTGATAAATCAGTCTCTCCTCAACCAACACCTCTCACACCAGCAATTGATGACTGTCTTCCAGCTGATTCAACAAAGATACGGCCAACTTGTCCAACAGCAGATGATTCAAGTCCAGAACAGACCTGGAATGAATTCGTCTACGAGACAACAGCAGGAATTACTTGCTCGTCTAAACGTCGTCCAGCAACAGCTCATACAGCAGCAACtgcagcagcaacaacaacagcaacGGGTACCCAAGGCACATCGCCACAAGCTCAATAGCGATTCAGATGTATTCAACACCGATTCCAGCGATCTTTGTCCTCCACAGTCTCGGTCCCGCTTCAAAGATTTCTTCAGTAATTCAAAAGGCAATGATCAAGTGTTTGGTTTATTAACAGTAGGTGCTGATAACCAGAGTGAGAACAGCTGGTCTCATAGCAAATCTCCAACTCCACCAGAAAGCCTTCCTCAAAGTGCTGATTCTACCATCTCAGATCCAACTTGGAGCTTTCCTGAACCAAGCTCAGACATTCAGACTGATTTTGGACCTCCAGAATTCAAACCTGGTGTTCCATGGAAGCCACGTACAAAGGATATTGAGAACGATCCTGATGCTACACCAGGAAGTGTCAATGGCAGCCTTTTCAGTAGTAGCATTAGCAGCATCGGATCAAAGACTCCAGGTCGGGGAAGAGAGACAGACATCTCTGGTATTCTCACCAAACCTATGCAGCCAAATTCTAGCAGCGGGTGGTCTGGTGCCACAACTGCTGGTAATGCAGGAACATGGGGAGGTGGTGGCGGTGGTAATCCGTCTACTAAACGTCAAGTTTGGAGTGGTGGAAGCAGTTATGATGAACCACAGGTCTACCAACCCACTGCACTTACAAACCAGCTATGGAATGTGCCTTTGAACAGCAGTCGAGGAAACACTCTGTCACGTCCCCCACCAGGATACGGAGGTGGAAATGTTAGCCGAAGCACATCCTGGCCTGCTGGAGGAACAAGATCCTGGGACACTGGCAACAGAAGTGGAGGAGGTGGCGTAG GTTGGTCTACTGGCAACAACTTTAGCTCAAGCAGCCCATGTCTTATCTTGAAGAATGTACCCCAAGAT ATGGATAGCCTATCCAAGCTGTGTTCTCAGTTTGGACCAATGGAAAGCTTCCAGGTAAACGCTCAGCAGCGGGCTGTAATGGTACGTTACCGTAAGATGGAGGATGCAATGAGAGCACAACGAAGCATATCATCAGGCACCAACATTAACGCTACATTTGCTTTTGACGATAATGCCAGCTTGATGAATACTGCTCCTACTCAACTAAAGACAGGTGGATTCAGTGGTAACCAGTGGGGTGCACCTTCACAGAGTATGGGCTTCGGCGGAAGCCAGACATGGTCTAACGGCGGCGGTGGAGGAGGTAATTGGGCAACTGGAGGTCTAGATACTGACCCTACAATGGGGTTTCTACCTAACGATCTCTTAGCTGATGGCATGGGATCTACTATGTAA